TGCCATTTGGTTTGGTGGGGGATCTAAAATCAATGCAGCACCTACCAAAACGGATAAGACGATAGCTATTTCTTTGGGAAAACTGAATTTATCCCAGATCGAGCAGCAAGGTGATAGCTTATATATAGGTGCGATGTGCCACATCCAGCAGTTAATTGACCATGAGCTTGTTCCTGTGGCCTTAAAGCAATCTGCTGCGTTTATCTATTCCCGTCATATCCGTAATCAGGCCACTTTGGGTGGTGAGATTGCCGCACGACAGCCAGAGGCATTGTTAATACCTAGCCTACTTGCGCTGAAAGCAAAATTGAAACTGGCCAATGGCCAGGAAGTGGATGTTGAAGATTACATCAATAATGATGAGCGAGCGCTTATCGCCACTGTCATTATTCCAGATAGCAGCCTGACTTGTATTGGTTACAACATTACTCGCTCTGCGGCGGGGCTTGCGATTGTGACGGCTGCGGTATCGATTGATAAGCAAGGCAATAAAGTCATCGCGCTTGATGGTGTGTCGCCCTTGCATCAAGGTGCGGCCCGTCCAATTCGTCTTCGCGATGTCGAAACACAAGATTTAAAAGGGGAACTGCTAGAGCAAGCCGTTGCCGATGCTATTTACCCAGAAGCCGATATTCGCGGCGGTGTGGAGTATAAGCGATATATCGCCGGTGTTGTGATCACGGATTTGATGGCTGAATGTCAGTACATGGTAGAGGAGGCATAATCATGACGATTCAATTTACCTTAAATGGCCGTCCTCAATCTTTGGAATGCCGTCTTGGCGAAAATGTACAGACATTGCTGCATTCTATGGGTTATCACTCGGTTCGTAATAGCGATGATGGTTGGGGTTATGCGGGATCGGATGTGATCCTGCTTAATGGCAAATTAATTAACGCCTCTTTACTGATTGCTGCCCAGCTTGAAGGTGCGGAAGTCAAAACAGCGGAAGCGCTTAGTGAATGGAATCAGTTAAGCCTAGTGCAGCGGACGATGATCGATGTGGGCGTGGTGCAATCGGGTTATAACGACCCTGCATTGGCGCTGATTTTGACCGATCTCCTAGAGCGTATTCCACAGCCAACACGCGATGAGATAGATGATGCGCTATCTGGCTTGTTTAGCCGTGATGCGGGTTATCAGCAGTTCTATGAAGTAGTTGAATTGGCCGTGAAGCGTCTTGACGATCCTGCTTACACTCAACAGTTTGCGCCAGAGTTTCGTGATGACTTGGCGGTGGTTGGTAAGAACTGTCCGAAGATTGACTCAGCGAAGATGGTGCAGGCCAAACCTTGCTATGTTGAAGATCGGATCCCCGCTAACGCTTGCGTGATTAAGATGCTGAGAAGTCCGCACGCTCATGCTTGGATCAAGCATCTGGATGTGTCTAAAGCTGAAG
The nucleotide sequence above comes from Photobacterium swingsii. Encoded proteins:
- the ygfM gene encoding molybdopterin-dependent oxidoreductase FAD-binding subunit; this translates as MIEQYLTPDTPAQALEFKQLHGNDAIWFGGGSKINAAPTKTDKTIAISLGKLNLSQIEQQGDSLYIGAMCHIQQLIDHELVPVALKQSAAFIYSRHIRNQATLGGEIAARQPEALLIPSLLALKAKLKLANGQEVDVEDYINNDERALIATVIIPDSSLTCIGYNITRSAAGLAIVTAAVSIDKQGNKVIALDGVSPLHQGAARPIRLRDVETQDLKGELLEQAVADAIYPEADIRGGVEYKRYIAGVVITDLMAECQYMVEEA